The Pseudomonadota bacterium genome contains the following window.
CGACTTCCAGCTGTTCAAGAGCCGCGATTTCGGTAGCTGCGCCAGCGTCGGCTTCCTGATCAACCTTTCGCTTGGTTCGCTCATGCTGTTTCTGGCGCTTTACCTGCAGCATGTTCTGAACCTTTCGCCCATAGGCGCTGGGCTCGTGTTTCTGGGCTATTCGGTCATGCTGGCGATTACCGCGTCATCCAATGCGTTCGTCTTGAACCGGTTGGGCGCGCGCCAGACCATGGCGGCCGGTATGCTGCTGAACGGTCTGAGCTTCCTGATCCTCGTCTTCTCGGAGATGACAACCGGTGTTGCCGTCATCGTCGGCGCGCTCGTCCTGGGCGGCGCCGGCCAGGCGCTAGCCTATACGACATCGACATCCCTGGCGGTGGGCTCCGTGTCCGAACAAAAAACCGGGGCGGCGTCCGGTATTGTCAGCATGGTCAGAATGGTCGCGGTCACGATCGGTGTCGCTATCTCGACCGCGCTTTTCAAGTTTCTTGAGACCGGCGCTATGGTATCGCTGATCGGCAAGGCCGGCGGCGACCTGTCGCGCGCGGAGGTGCGGGACATTCACGTGTTGGTGGCCGGCTCCGACCAGTCGGCCACCAAGCTCGCCCACGATGTACCGGCGGCCGCCGATGAGATGCCGATGATCGTCGATCAGGCCCTGATGGCTGGATTCGGTGGCGTCATGATCATGTGCGTCGCCGTGTCGATCATCGGCTTGGCGGCAGCCTTCGTGGCGCGCCCAAACAAACCGGATGCGGTCGACGACTAAGGCGCCGTGACCTGGTAGTTCCGATTAAGGCGTTCAACGCGCAGCGGATTGAACTCGTAGCAGTCATCTGGCGAGCGGCCGCGTCCACATGTCGGCTTCACCGGTTGCCGTTCGATGGCGACGCATGTCGCCAGCGGCGCGCTCATCAGAAATACCAAAAATCCGCGCCGGCCAAGGCCCTTTTCAGTGCGCTGCGTCGACGCTGTCGTAGCGTGTTTCTTCATGGTGAGGAATCTATCAAGCTGCGCCAGAAAACAAAAGAGCGCCGGGCTGGGAGCCCATGACGACGAGGTGGTGACCTTGGTCGAGCCGGCGACCTGTTGTATACCGTTTACCTGTCTGACCACGTGATCGCGTGCTGTTCAGAGCGGCTCGGTGCACAGCCACCTGATGCTAGCCGATAGGTCGCCCTGGCACCAAGTGCCGCGCCGCCAAGCGGCGCCGATCCCAACCGTTGGGCTGCGCAGGGGGAAGAATCAATGGGTATCGTTACCGAAGACAATCGCTACTGGTGGGTCGCCAGCGCGATGGCTCTGTGCGTCGTCGTGCTGACGATCGACTTTTTCGGCGTTTCGGTAGCACTACCCTCGATTGGACGCGAACTGGGCACCAGCACGTCGACCCTCGCCTGGGTCATCAATGCCTTCATGCTGGGCCTGGTCGGCACACTGGTCGTCGGTGGACGCCTTGGTGATTTGCTTGGTCGACGCAGAATGCTGTTGGCCGGGCTCCTTACCTTCACCGCAAGTTCAATCCTGTGCGGCCTCGCGCCGTCAGCCGTGTGGCTCATCGTTGGGCGCGCAATTCAGGGCGCGGCGGCGGGTTTTCTGTTCAGCAATTCTCTCTCCATTGCCACGAATGCATTTCCCAGCGACAAGCGTCATGTCGCCGTCAGCTTTTGGGCCGGCATCGGCACGGTGGGTTCGGCGGTCGGTCCCTTTGTCGGCGGCCTGTTGACCGACGAACTGTCCTGGCGCTGGTTCTTCTTCATCAACATTCCGTTCGGTGTCGCCGCGCTGTTTTTGATCCTGCTGGTCGTTCGCGAGTCGCGGGACGAAGACGCACCACGGATCATCGATTGGATGGGCTGTACACTGACGATCGCCGGCATGGTGCTTCTCGTCTTGGGATTGGAGCTTTCCAACAGCCTGGGCTGGCAAGACCTTGCCGTCTGGATCACGCTGGTCGTGGCGGTGGTGGTCTTGGCGGCCTTTGTCATTGTCGAGCGGAAGGTTCGGTTTCCCCTCATTGATTTCCAGCTCTTCTCCGGCCGGGACTTTGTCTGCGCGTCGCTGATCGGTTTTTTGATCAACTTCACGCTGGGCGCGCTGATGCTGTTTCTGGCGCTCTACCTGCAGCATGTGCTCCGTCTCTCACCGCTTACCGCCGGCCTTATCTTTCTCGGGTACTCCGTGATGCTGGCGGTTGTATCGTTGCTGAACGCCAAGATCATGGAGACGCTGGGTCCCCGGCACACCGTGATCATCGGCATGGCGCTGAATGCCGCCAGCTTTCTCATTCTCTTCTTCTGCGACACGGAAACCGGTATCGCCGTGATCGTCGCGGCGCTCGCGCTGGGCGGTGCCGGCCAGGCGCTCGCCTATACGACAGCTGCCTCGATCGCCATGGCATCCGTGCCCGAACAGAAGGGCGGCGCGGCCTCCGGCACGCTTGGCTGCGTGCGGATCGCTGGCACGGCGGTTGGCGTCGCGGTCGCCACCGCTCTCTTCAAGGCCCTGGAGAACGATGAACTTTCGGCGCTGATCGCCAAGGCCGGCGGGTCCCTTTCTGCCGCCAGTATTCGTGAGATCAAAGGCCTGCTTGCCGGCACCGATGCCGCCGCCGCCGAGCTCGCCAAGGCGGCGCCTGCCGCGGCGTCAACGATGAGAACGATCGTGGACCAGGCATTTGTCACCGGTTTCGGAGGTCTGATGGCCTTTTGTGCCGTCTTGTCGGTGATTGGCGTCGCCGTTGCCTTCATGCTTCGCCCCGTCCTTGTCACAGCCAAGGACGAAGTCATCGAGGAGATCGAACCTGAATAGGCCGTTGTCCGTTTTCCGCTAGGGGGAGAACATCAACGTGATCCAGATCGAGAAAAGGGGTTCGCGCAACCGCCTGTAAACGGCGCCGATGTCGTGGAACGAGACTGATCGGCTACTCCGGAAAACGAAAGAGCGCCGGGCCAAAAGCCCGACGCTCTCCTTAGACCATTCAACGATTGTTAAGCGGCCTTCTTGTCGCTCTCGTCGATCAGCTTGCCGGCGACCTTCTCGCCAGACTGGATCGCGATCTTGCGCGGCTTTTTCTCTTCAGGAATTTCGCGCTTCAGATCGATGTGGAGCAGGCCGTTGACCAACCGTGCGCTCACGACCTTGACGTGGTCGGCGAGCTGGAAGGTGCGCTTGAAGCTGCGCCCGGCAATACCGCGATAGAGGAAGTTGCGGTCGTCTCCGGTCTTGTCTTCGGAGATCCGGCCGCTGACGTGAAGGGTGTCCTCACGCGCCTCGATCTCGACATCGTCCTCACTGAAACCGGCGACAGCCATCGTGATCTGATAGGTGTCGGCGTCCAGCTTCTCGATGTTGTAGGGCGGATAACCGGTCTGATCGGCGACACCGGTCGTCGAATCAAGCAGGTTCATCATGCGGTCGAAGCCGACCGTCGAACGGAAAAGGGGAGAGAAATCATAACGGGTCATTGCCACATATCCTCCTATGAGCAACATGTAGTTCCAAGTGGCCCACCCATCTGGGCTGGGCCGGTGAAGTGTCCGCAAATGGCGTTCCCGCAACGCGGCGAACGCCGGACACGCTCTTGATATGGGGCCGATCGGACCGGTTTCAAGTCCCACGGAAGGCCATCTAACCTGCTGATAAGGAACGAAAGTCAGGCGAAATCATGGCGTCTGGCTATTCCTGGCGCCAGGGCAGACCGGCGAGCTTCCAGCCACCGACACGGCCGCGATGGCCTTCGGCGTCCTTGTCGCCTTCGAAGCCCTCGGCGACGTTGTAGCAGGGGCCGAAACCGGCCGCGGTCATCGCCATCGCCGCGTTGCGCGAACGCGCGCCCGAGCGGCAGATGAACAGCAGCGGCTGACCGGCTTCCAGCCCTTGGGCCTTCAGGTCGTCGACAAACGCCTGGTTGGGTGCGCCGTCGGGATAACGCAGCAGCTCAACCAACAGCACGTGTTTGCCGATCGGCGTCAGGTCGGGCACGCCGACATAGCGCCACTCGGCCTCGGTTCTGACGTCGATCAGAACAGCGTTTTCATTTTCGTCCAGCAGCGTCCAAGCATCAGGCGGCACCAGATCACCGGCATAAGGCGGCGTGTTCATGGCTCGTCCCTTCTTTCCTTCAGAAAAGTCCCGGCTCGGCGGCTCTACCGGCATGCCCGAAAAGAACAACAAACGCAACCACGCGCGGCGATGTCAACCATTGCTCATTGGCAGGGAGGAAACGCTCCGTTCCTCCCCTCTCCCCAGCTGGAGAGCGAGCGTGACTTCTGAACTTCTTTACTCAATGCCCGCGGACAAAGGGCGACGTGATGTCTTTATGGCTGCAAGAGTTCGAATCCGCCCGGCAACGTGGCCGGTGCACGCAACCACAAAGATGTGTCTTTGCGCTCGGCTACTCGCCGATGCAACACGCAACCGCCTTCCGATTATCGAACGAGTGGTTTAGGTTCACCGCCGGGTTCGATCGTTTGGGGGACAGTGTGGAGTTTAACGACAAGGTCGTGTTGATCACCGGCGCGACATCGGGCATCGGCGAAGCGACCGCGCGTGCGTTTGCCAACGCCGGCGCACGCTTGATGTTGACCGGGCGCAATACCGAACGCGGTTGCGCGCTGGCCAGCGAAACACGCGGTGCGTTTACCGCGGGCGACATTTCCGATCGCGCGTTCGCCGACCGCTTGGTCGGCGACACCGTCGCGCGTCACGGCCGGCTCGACGTTCTCGTCAACAACGCCGGCACGATCTATCGCCGGACAGTCGCCGACATGACCGACGAAGAGTGGCGGACCACCATGGATGTCAACGTAAACGCCGTCTTCTATCTATGCCGCGCTGCGATCATCGCCATGCGCGAACAAGGTGGTGGCGCCATCGTCAATGTTTCCTCCGACGCCGCCTTTATCGGCGCCAGCGCCATGCCCGCCTATTGCGCCAGCAAGGCCGCCGTCATGCAGATGACCCGCGCAATGGCGCTGGACCATGCGCGCGAGGGCCTGCGGATCAACGCCGTCTGTCCCGACATGGTCAGAACACCCATGCTGGCGAGCGAGGCGCGCCAAATGGGCAGCGACCCCGAAACCTATTTCGCCGAAGGTGGCGAGGGCATTCCCATGGGCCGAATCGGCGAGCCCGAGGAAGTGGCCGATGCCGTTCTTTACCTCGCCTCCGACAAGGCCAGTTTCGTGACCGGTGCCGGCCTCCTGGTCGACGGCGGCGCGACGGCGACATAAGGGGCGGCACTCATGTTTCACGGTAAGACAGCGCTCGTCACCGGGGCGACATCGGGCATCGGACGCGCGACCGCGCGTGCCTTCGCCAAGTCCGGTGCCAAGGTCATGCTGACCGGGCGCAACGAGTCGCGCGGTCAGGACGTTTTGGCGGAGTGCGGCGAGGACGCCGGTTTCCTGGCCGGCAACGTCACCGACTCGTCCTTTGCCAGCCAGCTGGTCAGCCAAACGGTCGAACGGTTTGGCAGTTTAGACATCCTGGTCAACAACGCCGGCATCGATGTTGGCCTCGATGCGCCGCAAACCACGGACGAACAATGGCTCGACGTCATGGCGACGAACCTCGACGCGGTCTTCTATTTCTGCCGCGCCGGTGTGCGCCAGATGCGCCGCCAGGGCACCGGCGGCGCCATCGTCAATATCGGATCCGACTGGTCGCTGGTGGCCGGCAAGCAGGCCGTTGCCTATTGTGCGTCGAAGGGCGGTGTCCTGATGCTATCGAAATCCATGGCGTTGGACCACGCGCGCGAGAACATCCGTGTCAACGTCGTCTGCCCGGCGGAGATCGACACGCCGATGATCGACGAAACCGCGAAAGCCCACGGCAAGGACGTCGCCGAAGCGCGCGCCGCCTTTGCCGAGGCGATACCCATGGGCCGCATCGGCGAACCGGAGGACGTTGCCGCCGCCGTCTTGTTTCTGGCATCCGATGCCGCGCGCTTCATCACCGGCACGGCGCTCAGCGTTGATGGAGGCACCACCGCGCAATGACACGCACACCGCGAATCCTGCTCCATTGCAGTGAGGATTCTTCGACACGGATCGGCGCGCAGATTGAAGCGCATCTGCCGGGAACGGAAACCGCGATCGTCAACGACTACGATGGACTGGCCGCCGGCATAGCGTCCTTTCAGCCGAACATCGTCTACAGCGAGGTCTTCATGCGTGAGGACTATCCGCGTGAGGCGCTGTTCAGCCAGGACGGCTTAACCTGGGTCCATGTTTCCGGTGCGGGCATCAACCACCTGGTGCCCTGGAACACGGATGCGGTGACGGTCTCCAATGCCGGCGGCGTCCAGGATGACGGCATGGCACAGTTCGCCTTCGCGCGCCTGTTCGCGATCAACTGCAACTTCTTCGCCTATCACGAACAGCAGCAGCGCCATGAATGGCGCGAGCTGGACAACCTGAACTCTGTCGGCGGCACCTTGACCGTTGTCGGTCTGGGACGCATCGGCCGCGCGTGCGCGCGCGTCGGCGCGCAACTGGGCATGACCGTTTACGGCGTGCGCGCCAGGCCTGAACCGATGGACGGCGTCGCCGAGGTGGTCAGTCCCGACCGCATGAACGAGGTGCTGGCGAAGAGCGATTATGTCATCGTCGTGACACCGCTGACCGATGCCACGCGCGGGCTGATCGGCGCTGAGGCATTTGCCGCGCTGAAACCGGGCGCCATCATCCACAACATGGCGCGCGGCCACGTCGTCGACGAGGACGCCATGGTCGAGGCGCTCAACACCGGCCGCCTGCGCGCGGCCTCCGTCGATGTCTTCGCTGAGGAACCGCTGCCAGCCTCGAGCCCCTTGTGGGATCAACCCAACCTCTATATCACACCCCATATCGGCGGCATGCTGACCTATGAGGAGTATGACCGCCGCTCGACCCAGGTGTTTCTCGATAACCTCGACCGGTGGCGCGCCGGTGAGCCGCTCGAAAACATCTGTCATCCGGTGCGCGGATACTGACGTCATCCGACACCAGGAAAGAGGGAAGAAGGTCATGAGTGAACCGGCCCTGACACCACCGTCGCCGCGACGCATCACGTCGATCGAGGATCTGGAAGCGCACTATGACGCGCCCGTGCCGCGCTCGCTGATCAAGGAGCTCGATCACCTCAACGAGCACTATCGTCAGTTCGTCGAAAAGTCGCCGTTCGTCGCCGTCGCGACAAGCGGCCCCGGTGGCCTTGACTGTTCACCGCGCGGCGACCCCGCCGGTTTCGTGCGCATCGCCGACGACAAGACGCTGATGATCCCGGACCGGCGCGGCAACAACCGGCTGGATACCCTGCGTAACCTGGTCGCGGATCCGCGCATCTCACTGCTGTTCTTGATCCCCGGCATCGGCGAGACCCTGCGCATCAACGGGCACGCGGAGATCGTCGTCGACGAGGCGCTCAACGACAGCTTCGCGATGAACGAAAAAGCGCCGCGTAGCGTCATCGTGGTCACCATCAACCGCGTCTACTACCAGTGCCAGAAGGCGCTGCATCGCTCGCGTCTGTGGGACCCCGACGCGCAACTGCCGCGCTCGGCCCTGCCGTCGGCGGGCACGATGAACAAGGTCTTCGCTGACGGCGACTTTGACGCCGAGGCCTATGACCGGAACTATCCCGAGCATATGAAAAAGACGATCTACTGAGATCGCCTTCCTGACGGGTCGGACGCCCTGATTGGCGCGTACGCGCCTGGCACCACCGCGCCAAAGCGGCGGGTGTCAGGCCGTCGGGCCCCGTGTCTCTGCCTGCTGGCCCGGCTCCTCACCATACAGAACTGAAACGTTCTTTGCGTCTCGACGCAACGAAGTGGAAACACGGCGCTCCAATCTACGTCAGCGCCGTTCAACGGTTCGTGTTCGCCCCGTGATCACACGTGTCGCACAACAGACACGTGGCCCCCTCCCCGGCGATCAGGCGACCTGTGAACGGCTTGGCGTTTGAATGACCAGAGCGTCACGCGCCGGTTCAATAAACAGCAACAGCTACTGCGGTATTAGGAAGGAAGAGAGAAATGAGCACGCTGAGTTTTGCCGAGTATATCTGGCTAGACGGCGACTGGCCCACCCAGTCGTCCCGCTCTAAAGCCCGTGTTGTCGCGGTTCCCGAAAACCCCGAACCGTCCGATTTCCCTGAATGGAGCTTTGATGGCTCGTCGACGCAACAGGCCGACGGAGACGATTCCGACTGCCTGTTGTCACCGGTCCGTGTGGCGCGCGACCCGCTGCGCGGTGACAACGCCTATCTGGTGCTGTGCGAGGTTCTGAACCCCGACGGCACGCCCCATGAGTCTAACCATCGCGCGACCTTGTGTCGTGTGCTGGACGCCGCTGGTTCCGAGGTCGATGCCTGGGCCGGATTCGAACAGGAATACACGATCTATCATGACGGCCGTCCGCTCGGCTTCCCGGCGAACGGCTTCCCCGGCCCACAGGGCCCCTACTATTGCGGCAACGGCGCCGATCGTGCTTTCGGGCGCGATCTGGTCGAGGCCCACGCCGGCGCATGCACCGAAGCCGGTTTGATGTTCTACGGCATCAACGCGGAAGTCATGCCCGGTCAATGGGAGTTCCAGATCGGCTATCGCGGCATCGATGGCGAGAGCGGCGATGCGCTGAAGATCGCCGACCATCTGTGGCTGGCGCGTTTTCTGCTGCAACGCCTGGGCGAGCGGTTCGAATTGAAGGTGTCGTTCGACAACAAGCCGATCGACGGCGACTGGAATGGCGCGGGTCTGCACACCAACTTCTCGACCGCCGAGACCCGCGATCCCGCTAAGGGTCTGGACGCCATCCATGCGGCCATCGACGCGTTGTCCCATCGCCACGAACACCACATCCCACACTATGGCGAGGGATTGCATGCGCGCCTGACCGGCCTGCATGAGACCTGCGACATCAACACGTTCAAGTCCGGTGTCGCCCATCGTGGCGCGTCGATCCGCATTCCCCAGCCCGTGGCCCTGAAGGGCTACGGCTACTTCGAGGACCGCCGACCAGGCGCCAACGCCGATCCCTACCGGGTTGCGGCATGCCTGGTAGCCTCGGTGTGCGGTGTCTACGACGCTGAACTCGAACTTGCAGATGGGCCCGTTTCGATCGCGGCCTGAAGATCTTCTTTGTCATCGACGAGGGGCCGGACGCTGTGTCCGGCCCCTCAACTCGGGAGTCTCAGACATGCACGGCAAAGACAACAACGCGGTGTTTCGCGCGCTCGATCAGTCCGGACAGGGTGTTGTCGCGGTGCGCGATATCCTGGCACGCCTGGAAGGCGCCGGTCTCGATGCCAACGATCCGCGGCTCGACGCCCTGACGCGGGAACTCCAACGCCACAGCGACGGCAACCACGGCGCCATCGACAGCATCAGCTTCGATGCGCTGGTGACCGCCGGTCAGTCGCTGCTGGAACGCACCGTCAAGGAAGAACTGGTCATCCCCCAGTTCTCGAAATTCGCCGACCAGGTGCGCGACATCTTTGACAAGACGAAGGATAACCGGTCAGGCAGCGTCGCCAGCTACATTCCCCAGCTTGCCCGCGTCGCGCCTGACCAGTTCGGTGTCGCTGTCTGCACGACAGACGGCCAACGGCTGATCCTGGGCGATGCCACGGTCCCGTTCTCGTTCCAGTCGAGCTGCAAGCCGATCCTCTACAGCGCCGCGCTTGAATGCCATGGTGCCGATCGTGTCCATGCTCATGTCGGACGCGAACCAAGCGGCCAGTCGTTCAATGAGCTGACGCTCGACAAGCAGGGTCGGCC
Protein-coding sequences here:
- a CDS encoding MFS transporter codes for the protein MTIITDDNRRWWVAGAMALPLVVLTLDYFGVSVALPAIGRDLKIGTVTLAWIINAYMLGLASMLIVGGRLGDLLGRRKMLFAGVTVFVVASVVCGLAPTGAVLVGARAVQGAAAGFIFTNTLSIVTNAFPSDQRNVGVSFWVGIGAVGSAIGPFVGGLLTELVSWRWFFFLNAPFCIATLAFLLLLIRESRDEESPPKIDWLGCATSIGGLACVVLGLQLAGNVGWTAWAVWLSLAIGVTLLIAFLMIENRVAFPLIDFQLFKSRDFGSCASVGFLINLSLGSLMLFLALYLQHVLNLSPIGAGLVFLGYSVMLAITASSNAFVLNRLGARQTMAAGMLLNGLSFLILVFSEMTTGVAVIVGALVLGGAGQALAYTTSTSLAVGSVSEQKTGAASGIVSMVRMVAVTIGVAISTALFKFLETGAMVSLIGKAGGDLSRAEVRDIHVLVAGSDQSATKLAHDVPAAADEMPMIVDQALMAGFGGVMIMCVAVSIIGLAAAFVARPNKPDAVDD
- a CDS encoding MFS transporter translates to MGIVTEDNRYWWVASAMALCVVVLTIDFFGVSVALPSIGRELGTSTSTLAWVINAFMLGLVGTLVVGGRLGDLLGRRRMLLAGLLTFTASSILCGLAPSAVWLIVGRAIQGAAAGFLFSNSLSIATNAFPSDKRHVAVSFWAGIGTVGSAVGPFVGGLLTDELSWRWFFFINIPFGVAALFLILLVVRESRDEDAPRIIDWMGCTLTIAGMVLLVLGLELSNSLGWQDLAVWITLVVAVVVLAAFVIVERKVRFPLIDFQLFSGRDFVCASLIGFLINFTLGALMLFLALYLQHVLRLSPLTAGLIFLGYSVMLAVVSLLNAKIMETLGPRHTVIIGMALNAASFLILFFCDTETGIAVIVAALALGGAGQALAYTTAASIAMASVPEQKGGAASGTLGCVRIAGTAVGVAVATALFKALENDELSALIAKAGGSLSAASIREIKGLLAGTDAAAAELAKAAPAAASTMRTIVDQAFVTGFGGLMAFCAVLSVIGVAVAFMLRPVLVTAKDEVIEEIEPE
- a CDS encoding Hsp20 family protein, which produces MTRYDFSPLFRSTVGFDRMMNLLDSTTGVADQTGYPPYNIEKLDADTYQITMAVAGFSEDDVEIEAREDTLHVSGRISEDKTGDDRNFLYRGIAGRSFKRTFQLADHVKVVSARLVNGLLHIDLKREIPEEKKPRKIAIQSGEKVAGKLIDESDKKAA
- a CDS encoding rhodanese-like domain-containing protein → MNTPPYAGDLVPPDAWTLLDENENAVLIDVRTEAEWRYVGVPDLTPIGKHVLLVELLRYPDGAPNQAFVDDLKAQGLEAGQPLLFICRSGARSRNAAMAMTAAGFGPCYNVAEGFEGDKDAEGHRGRVGGWKLAGLPWRQE
- a CDS encoding SDR family oxidoreductase; amino-acid sequence: MEFNDKVVLITGATSGIGEATARAFANAGARLMLTGRNTERGCALASETRGAFTAGDISDRAFADRLVGDTVARHGRLDVLVNNAGTIYRRTVADMTDEEWRTTMDVNVNAVFYLCRAAIIAMREQGGGAIVNVSSDAAFIGASAMPAYCASKAAVMQMTRAMALDHAREGLRINAVCPDMVRTPMLASEARQMGSDPETYFAEGGEGIPMGRIGEPEEVADAVLYLASDKASFVTGAGLLVDGGATAT
- a CDS encoding SDR family NAD(P)-dependent oxidoreductase, producing the protein MFHGKTALVTGATSGIGRATARAFAKSGAKVMLTGRNESRGQDVLAECGEDAGFLAGNVTDSSFASQLVSQTVERFGSLDILVNNAGIDVGLDAPQTTDEQWLDVMATNLDAVFYFCRAGVRQMRRQGTGGAIVNIGSDWSLVAGKQAVAYCASKGGVLMLSKSMALDHARENIRVNVVCPAEIDTPMIDETAKAHGKDVAEARAAFAEAIPMGRIGEPEDVAAAVLFLASDAARFITGTALSVDGGTTAQ
- a CDS encoding D-2-hydroxyacid dehydrogenase, yielding MTRTPRILLHCSEDSSTRIGAQIEAHLPGTETAIVNDYDGLAAGIASFQPNIVYSEVFMREDYPREALFSQDGLTWVHVSGAGINHLVPWNTDAVTVSNAGGVQDDGMAQFAFARLFAINCNFFAYHEQQQRHEWRELDNLNSVGGTLTVVGLGRIGRACARVGAQLGMTVYGVRARPEPMDGVAEVVSPDRMNEVLAKSDYVIVVTPLTDATRGLIGAEAFAALKPGAIIHNMARGHVVDEDAMVEALNTGRLRAASVDVFAEEPLPASSPLWDQPNLYITPHIGGMLTYEEYDRRSTQVFLDNLDRWRAGEPLENICHPVRGY
- a CDS encoding pyridoxamine 5'-phosphate oxidase family protein, with the translated sequence MSEPALTPPSPRRITSIEDLEAHYDAPVPRSLIKELDHLNEHYRQFVEKSPFVAVATSGPGGLDCSPRGDPAGFVRIADDKTLMIPDRRGNNRLDTLRNLVADPRISLLFLIPGIGETLRINGHAEIVVDEALNDSFAMNEKAPRSVIVVTINRVYYQCQKALHRSRLWDPDAQLPRSALPSAGTMNKVFADGDFDAEAYDRNYPEHMKKTIY
- a CDS encoding glutamine synthetase beta-grasp domain-containing protein is translated as MSTLSFAEYIWLDGDWPTQSSRSKARVVAVPENPEPSDFPEWSFDGSSTQQADGDDSDCLLSPVRVARDPLRGDNAYLVLCEVLNPDGTPHESNHRATLCRVLDAAGSEVDAWAGFEQEYTIYHDGRPLGFPANGFPGPQGPYYCGNGADRAFGRDLVEAHAGACTEAGLMFYGINAEVMPGQWEFQIGYRGIDGESGDALKIADHLWLARFLLQRLGERFELKVSFDNKPIDGDWNGAGLHTNFSTAETRDPAKGLDAIHAAIDALSHRHEHHIPHYGEGLHARLTGLHETCDINTFKSGVAHRGASIRIPQPVALKGYGYFEDRRPGANADPYRVAACLVASVCGVYDAELELADGPVSIAA